Proteins encoded within one genomic window of Bacteroides sedimenti:
- a CDS encoding sugar O-acetyltransferase, producing MATEKEKMRNGELANTSDPELMAELSKAKVLIAKLNTLYLGSPDLRVTLDELLPNSHSTAMVCPPFYCDYGYNIELGENVFINFNCVILDGAPVKIGHHTLIGPSVQIYTPQHPMNYLDRRQPVESAHPVTIGDDCWIGGGAIICPGVTIGNRCIIGAGSVVTKDLPDDSLAVGNPAIVKRKLNGD from the coding sequence ATGGCGACGGAAAAAGAAAAGATGCGAAATGGAGAGCTGGCAAACACTTCCGATCCGGAGTTGATGGCTGAACTTTCAAAAGCAAAGGTGCTGATCGCAAAACTAAATACGTTATATTTGGGATCCCCAGATTTGCGGGTGACCTTGGATGAGCTGCTTCCCAATAGCCATTCGACCGCTATGGTTTGTCCTCCTTTTTATTGTGACTATGGCTATAATATTGAGTTAGGCGAAAATGTCTTTATTAATTTTAATTGTGTAATTCTTGACGGAGCACCTGTTAAAATTGGACATCATACCTTGATTGGCCCATCAGTGCAAATTTATACGCCACAACATCCGATGAACTATCTGGATCGTCGCCAACCGGTTGAGAGCGCCCACCCAGTAACAATAGGAGATGATTGTTGGATAGGCGGTGGTGCTATTATTTGTCCGGGAGTTACTATCGGCAATCGTTGCATTATCGGTGCAGGAAGTGTGGTAACAAAAGACCTGCCCGATGATTCACTTGCGGTAGGGAATCCGGCGATTGTAAAAAGAAAGCTGAATGGAGATTGA
- the mutL gene encoding DNA mismatch repair endonuclease MutL: protein MSDIIRLLPDSVANQIAAGEVIQRPASVLKELVENSIDAGAKEIHILITDAGRTCVQVIDDGKGMSETDARISFERHATSKIRDAADLFALTTMGFRGEALASIAAVAQVDLKTRREDDELGTIISVAGSKVERQETVSCPKGSNFSVKNLFFNVPVRRKFLKSNQTELSNILTEFERIVLVHPEIAFTLHSNDAELFNLPVSSLRQRIINVFGKKINQQLLNVNVDTSLIKISGYISKADSSRKKGAHQYFFVNGRYMRHPYFHKAVMEAYEKLIPAGEQISYFLYFDVEPGDIDVNIHPTKTEIKFENEVPIWQILAAAVKESLGKFNEVPSIDFDMEGMPDIPAYNGAAPIQPPKLNFNPNFNPFQKIPSSSYSRPDNDWEKLYSGLEQKSHYAEPDYELEVIEYPAFQEEEPEPEQATLYDEEPVSEKSSLQFQFKGRFILTSVKSGLMLIDQHRAHIRVLFDRYLQQIRTRQGVTQGVLFPEIVELPPSETVVLQEISEDLSAIGFDLSDLGGGSYAINGVPTGIEGLSPVQLIRNMVHTAMEKGCDVKDEVHNALALTLAKAAAIVYGQVLNSDEMTRLVDSLFACATPNFTPDGKTILSVLKEEDIERLFK, encoded by the coding sequence ATGAGTGATATTATTCGTTTGTTACCCGATTCAGTAGCCAATCAGATTGCTGCCGGTGAAGTAATTCAACGTCCGGCTTCAGTCCTGAAAGAACTAGTCGAGAATTCTATAGATGCCGGTGCTAAAGAGATACATATTCTGATTACTGACGCAGGAAGAACCTGTGTTCAGGTAATTGATGATGGTAAGGGAATGTCTGAAACTGATGCTCGGATTTCCTTTGAGCGTCATGCCACTTCCAAAATTCGCGATGCAGCCGATCTTTTTGCTCTGACCACAATGGGGTTCCGCGGTGAAGCGCTGGCTTCAATTGCCGCAGTGGCACAGGTAGACCTTAAAACCCGCAGGGAAGATGATGAGCTGGGAACCATAATTTCGGTAGCCGGTTCAAAAGTGGAGCGACAAGAAACAGTTTCCTGCCCGAAGGGTAGTAACTTCTCAGTGAAGAATCTATTCTTTAATGTGCCAGTGCGCCGTAAATTCCTGAAATCAAACCAAACTGAGTTGAGCAATATTCTCACTGAGTTTGAACGTATAGTGCTTGTGCATCCAGAGATAGCTTTTACTCTTCACAGTAATGACGCAGAACTTTTCAATCTGCCGGTTTCATCTCTTCGTCAACGCATAATTAATGTGTTTGGAAAGAAGATAAATCAGCAACTGCTTAATGTGAATGTGGACACTAGTCTGATCAAGATATCGGGATATATTTCCAAGGCCGATTCATCCCGAAAGAAAGGAGCGCACCAGTATTTCTTTGTTAACGGACGTTATATGCGCCATCCGTATTTTCACAAAGCGGTGATGGAAGCTTATGAAAAACTGATTCCTGCAGGTGAACAAATTTCTTATTTTCTTTATTTTGATGTAGAGCCTGGTGATATTGACGTGAATATTCATCCGACAAAAACGGAAATCAAGTTTGAAAATGAGGTGCCTATCTGGCAAATACTTGCAGCAGCAGTGAAAGAGTCGCTGGGTAAGTTTAACGAGGTGCCTTCTATCGATTTCGATATGGAAGGTATGCCTGATATTCCGGCATATAATGGCGCGGCACCCATTCAACCGCCTAAGCTCAATTTCAATCCGAACTTCAATCCATTTCAGAAAATACCTTCGTCCTCCTATTCTCGTCCGGATAATGATTGGGAAAAGTTGTACAGTGGTTTGGAACAAAAATCTCACTATGCTGAGCCCGATTATGAACTGGAAGTTATAGAATATCCGGCTTTCCAGGAAGAGGAGCCTGAACCAGAACAGGCAACATTATATGATGAAGAGCCTGTGTCAGAGAAAAGCTCCCTTCAGTTTCAGTTTAAAGGCCGGTTTATCTTGACATCGGTGAAATCCGGATTGATGCTAATTGACCAACACCGTGCACATATCAGGGTGCTGTTTGACCGCTATTTGCAACAGATAAGGACTCGTCAGGGAGTTACTCAAGGAGTGCTCTTTCCTGAAATCGTGGAACTTCCGCCCTCCGAAACTGTAGTTTTGCAAGAGATCTCAGAAGACTTGTCTGCCATTGGCTTTGATCTGAGCGATTTGGGCGGAGGCAGTTATGCCATAAATGGTGTCCCTACAGGAATTGAAGGATTGTCACCAGTTCAGCTTATCAGAAATATGGTTCATACAGCCATGGAAAAAGGCTGCGATGTCAAAGATGAAGTGCACAATGCGCTTGCTCTGACACTTGCTAAAGCAGCTGCTATCGTTTACGGGCAAGTATTAAATAGTGATGAAATGACCCGATTGGTCGATTCACTTTTTGCTTGTGCAACCCCCAACTTTACTCCCGATGGAAAAACTATCTTGTCGGTGCTGAAAGAGGAAGATATTGAAAGACTCTTTAAGTAA
- the trpS gene encoding tryptophan--tRNA ligase, whose protein sequence is METVVSGIRPTGNLHLGNYFGAVKSFLQMQNEYNCYFFIADWHSLTTHPKPEDIVKSARTILAEYLACGIDPDKATIYIQSDVKEVLELYLYLNMNAYLGELERTTSFKEKARKQPDNVNAGLLTYPTLMAADILIHKAVKVPVGKDQEQNMEMARKFARRFNTIYGTELFPEPASYSLSDKAIKVPGLDGSGKMGKSEGNCIYLMDDAETIRKKVMKAVTDAGPTVPNSEKPEVIQNLFTFMDIVSTKDTYNFFNEKYNDCSIRYGDMKKQLAADVIAYTEPIRERIMEYSSNTELLAKIAKQGAEKAQESAARTLKEIREVIGFREI, encoded by the coding sequence ATGGAAACAGTTGTTAGTGGAATTCGCCCAACGGGTAACCTGCATTTGGGCAACTACTTTGGAGCAGTGAAGAGTTTTCTGCAGATGCAGAACGAATATAATTGTTATTTCTTTATAGCAGACTGGCATTCCCTTACGACTCATCCTAAACCAGAAGATATCGTAAAGAGCGCCCGCACTATCCTTGCGGAGTATCTCGCTTGCGGAATCGATCCGGATAAAGCAACCATCTACATACAAAGTGATGTAAAGGAAGTGTTGGAACTTTACCTGTACCTCAACATGAACGCTTATCTGGGAGAACTGGAGCGTACCACTTCTTTCAAGGAAAAAGCCCGCAAACAACCAGACAATGTGAATGCAGGACTGCTGACTTACCCAACTTTGATGGCTGCAGATATTCTTATCCATAAAGCAGTGAAGGTACCAGTAGGAAAAGACCAGGAACAAAACATGGAAATGGCCCGCAAATTTGCTCGCCGTTTCAATACTATATACGGAACAGAACTGTTTCCCGAACCGGCTTCTTACTCACTGTCGGATAAAGCAATCAAGGTTCCAGGACTGGATGGTTCAGGAAAGATGGGAAAATCGGAAGGCAACTGCATCTATCTGATGGATGATGCCGAAACTATCCGCAAGAAGGTGATGAAAGCGGTAACCGATGCAGGACCTACAGTGCCCAACAGCGAAAAGCCCGAAGTGATTCAGAACCTCTTTACTTTCATGGATATCGTTTCAACAAAAGATACTTATAATTTCTTTAATGAGAAATACAACGACTGCTCTATCCGTTATGGAGATATGAAGAAACAGCTGGCAGCAGACGTTATTGCCTATACCGAACCTATTCGCGAACGCATAATGGAATACTCTTCCAATACTGAACTGCTTGCAAAGATTGCCAAACAAGGAGCTGAGAAAGCACAAGAAAGTGCAGCTAGAACGCTGAAGGAAATCAGAGAGGTAATCGGATTCCGCGAAATCTGA
- a CDS encoding C40 family peptidase codes for MEYAICFVPNIPLRADHDECSEMMTELLFGESCTVTESWGSWSKIINKAEGYVGWVTTKMLTPVSKEEFDAYDPTLQPVVTTLFSQAVNENTGEKILLTGGSVLPEYHEDGTFRVKNDRFRLNPADVLPQNESLLDTARRFLNTPYLWGGKNAMGMDCSGLTQVVMRMHGLQILRNASHQATQGELVPFVSEALPGDLAFFDHADGKISHVGMVAEPGYIIHCSGNVHIDKLDGEGIFSEERNMYTHNLRLIKRFL; via the coding sequence ATGGAATACGCTATCTGTTTTGTGCCAAACATCCCTCTACGGGCGGATCATGATGAATGCTCGGAGATGATGACAGAACTCCTTTTCGGAGAGAGCTGTACCGTGACTGAATCCTGGGGAAGCTGGAGTAAGATAATCAATAAAGCCGAAGGCTATGTAGGCTGGGTAACCACCAAAATGCTTACTCCTGTTAGCAAGGAAGAGTTTGATGCTTACGATCCAACCCTTCAGCCGGTGGTGACCACCCTTTTTTCTCAGGCAGTGAACGAGAATACTGGTGAAAAAATATTGCTGACTGGAGGAAGTGTGCTTCCGGAATACCATGAAGACGGAACCTTTCGTGTGAAGAACGACCGCTTTCGGTTGAATCCGGCCGATGTTCTGCCGCAGAATGAATCATTGCTCGATACGGCCCGTCGTTTTCTGAACACTCCTTACCTGTGGGGTGGTAAAAATGCAATGGGCATGGACTGTTCCGGATTGACACAAGTGGTAATGCGTATGCATGGGCTCCAGATTCTTCGTAACGCCAGCCATCAGGCAACACAAGGAGAACTTGTGCCATTTGTTTCGGAAGCCTTGCCGGGCGATTTGGCTTTCTTTGATCATGCCGATGGAAAAATTTCGCATGTGGGAATGGTGGCTGAGCCTGGATATATAATCCACTGCTCGGGCAATGTACATATTGACAAACTCGATGGAGAAGGCATTTTCAGTGAAGAACGGAATATGTATACTCACAATCTGCGACTCATTAAACGATTCCTGTAG
- a CDS encoding YaaA family protein translates to MQILISPAKTINTRLSRQAPYGTKPWFADEAARIALYMASYSIDRLEGLLKISPKLAIETYKRIEVFHADETPARPALLAYTGMVFQHIAPSDFTDSDFFYAQKHLRIASPFYGMLRPLDRIKAYRMEYDVKLPELGGVTMSDFWRSRLATPFIEEIRASGGVLVNLASMDVQPSFDWKRMEKEITVVTPEFKMWRNGKLETVTIYAKMARGEMTRFILKNRIEKSEDLKGFSWEGFSFNAELSNEKRPVFTN, encoded by the coding sequence ATGCAGATTCTAATTTCACCCGCTAAAACTATCAATACGCGCCTGTCGAGGCAGGCGCCTTATGGTACCAAACCTTGGTTTGCCGATGAGGCCGCCCGGATAGCCTTGTATATGGCCAGCTATTCGATCGATCGGTTGGAAGGATTGTTGAAAATTAGCCCGAAACTAGCAATCGAGACCTATAAAAGAATTGAAGTGTTTCATGCCGACGAGACTCCTGCTCGTCCTGCTTTATTGGCATATACAGGGATGGTATTTCAGCACATTGCTCCGTCCGATTTTACGGATTCAGATTTCTTTTATGCGCAGAAACATCTACGCATTGCTTCTCCTTTTTACGGAATGTTGCGTCCGCTGGACAGAATAAAGGCTTATCGTATGGAATATGATGTGAAGCTTCCGGAACTTGGTGGTGTGACGATGTCTGATTTTTGGCGGTCAAGACTTGCCACTCCTTTCATTGAAGAGATTCGTGCGAGTGGAGGAGTGCTGGTTAATCTGGCTAGTATGGATGTGCAGCCTTCGTTTGACTGGAAAAGAATGGAAAAAGAAATAACGGTTGTTACACCCGAATTTAAAATGTGGAGAAATGGGAAACTTGAAACCGTAACTATCTATGCAAAGATGGCGCGGGGTGAGATGACCCGATTTATTCTGAAAAACCGTATTGAGAAGTCTGAAGATTTGAAAGGGTTCAGCTGGGAAGGATTTTCTTTCAATGCTGAATTATCTAATGAAAAGCGGCCTGTTTTTACCAATTGA
- a CDS encoding OstA-like protein, translating to MLKNNMKRYSISRHRTLLISVLCLFGVCLIAAKPADKKKKKTQKEMVYILNADETIGDAMLRPDITLLQGNVKIRHKGMYMYCDSAYVNEKTNTFEAFGNIHMEQGDTLFVYGNYLKYDGYKELAILRENVKLVNRETTLLTDSLDYDRVLDKAYYFEGGTLLDKENVLTSDWGEYSPSTKNAVFNFDVKLVNPRFTLKTDTLKYNTATSIAHIVGPSKIDSEKNHIVTSKGYYNTRADQAQLIDRPILNNEDGKRLIGDSIYYDRKKGYGEAFKNVILTDSVNKNFLKGDYCFYNELKGDALATKHALAVDYSQGDSLFLHGDTLKMNTFHIKTDSMYREVRGYNKVRFYRKDIQGVCDSLFFTTKDSCLIMYKDPILWNGNRQLLGEEIRVYMNDSTIDWAHIVNQALSIEEKDSIHYNQVTGKEMKAYFVGGEMRKVDVIGNVRLVYYPEEKDSTMIGMNVSETSLLTIYLKEKKMDKMVMSPNSNGTLYPMLMIPPEKMKLENFAWFDFIRPLNKDDIFEWRGKKADQVLKNKGRKSIPLPNHGLLKK from the coding sequence ATGCTGAAGAATAATATGAAAAGATATTCAATAAGCAGGCACAGAACACTACTGATCAGTGTTCTGTGCCTGTTTGGCGTTTGTTTAATAGCAGCAAAGCCTGCCGATAAGAAAAAGAAAAAGACCCAGAAAGAGATGGTCTACATTCTTAATGCTGATGAGACTATAGGTGATGCAATGCTCAGACCAGATATTACCTTGCTACAGGGAAACGTGAAAATTCGTCATAAAGGCATGTATATGTATTGTGATAGTGCCTATGTTAACGAAAAGACAAATACCTTTGAGGCATTCGGTAATATACATATGGAGCAGGGCGATACTCTCTTTGTTTATGGTAATTATCTGAAATATGATGGCTACAAAGAGCTGGCCATTCTGCGCGAGAATGTGAAGCTGGTAAACAGAGAAACCACCTTGCTCACAGATAGCTTGGATTACGATCGGGTACTTGATAAAGCATATTATTTTGAAGGTGGGACACTGCTGGATAAGGAAAATGTGCTTACCTCCGACTGGGGTGAGTACAGCCCATCAACCAAGAATGCGGTGTTTAATTTCGATGTGAAGTTAGTCAACCCACGTTTTACGCTTAAAACAGATACACTGAAATACAATACTGCGACATCAATTGCCCATATTGTGGGACCCTCAAAAATTGACAGCGAAAAAAACCATATTGTTACCAGCAAAGGATATTATAACACTCGAGCTGATCAGGCTCAGCTGATTGATCGCCCGATCCTGAACAATGAAGACGGCAAAAGACTGATAGGTGACAGTATCTATTACGATCGAAAGAAAGGATACGGAGAGGCATTTAAAAATGTGATACTAACCGACTCTGTAAACAAGAATTTTCTGAAAGGCGACTACTGTTTTTACAACGAACTGAAAGGGGATGCCTTGGCTACCAAACATGCACTGGCTGTTGACTATTCGCAGGGTGACAGCTTGTTTCTGCATGGCGATACGTTGAAAATGAATACTTTTCACATCAAGACCGATTCCATGTATCGCGAAGTGAGAGGATACAATAAAGTACGTTTTTACCGCAAAGATATACAGGGAGTGTGCGACTCGCTGTTTTTTACTACAAAAGATTCTTGCTTGATTATGTATAAAGACCCGATTCTTTGGAACGGAAACAGACAGTTGCTGGGAGAAGAGATTCGTGTCTATATGAACGACAGTACAATTGACTGGGCACATATTGTGAACCAGGCACTCAGCATTGAAGAGAAAGACTCAATTCACTATAACCAGGTTACAGGTAAGGAAATGAAAGCCTACTTTGTAGGAGGTGAGATGCGTAAGGTTGACGTAATAGGGAATGTTCGTTTGGTATATTATCCTGAAGAAAAGGATTCAACAATGATTGGCATGAATGTTTCAGAAACCAGTCTTCTTACCATTTATCTGAAAGAAAAAAAGATGGATAAAATGGTTATGAGCCCCAATTCTAACGGTACTCTTTATCCCATGCTGATGATTCCGCCAGAGAAAATGAAGCTGGAAAATTTTGCCTGGTTTGATTTTATCCGACCGTTAAATAAGGATGACATTTTTGAATGGAGAGGCAAAAAAGCCGATCAGGTTTTAAAGAATAAAGGAAGAAAATCGATACCTTTGCCTAATCATGGATTGCTGAAAAAGTAA